In Flavobacterium sp. CS20, a single window of DNA contains:
- a CDS encoding universal stress protein, with protein MEKILFLTDFSEVAENAFIYALSLAEKINAELHIAHIVPIIEVADPDELVNVHPFAQDYNETLEDDEWEKFKNEARKLEKIAQDNNKLNVPVEFHFQKGVLLDTVSDYIYENIINVVVMGTSGANTIDKKLFGSNTAKLISHINIPLLAIPEKAKFVAINTVTIAVMLKSNEHSIVQQLLENAQKYNFRLNCVHVVETDSEASISEHKKKMWLEDIGNNTLNVDIVVNTDVEKGLENYIQDNKTDILCIMHRNLSYFQRMFKLNYSNRLLQNSKTALLIYNHNN; from the coding sequence ATGGAAAAAATATTATTTTTAACTGATTTTTCTGAAGTGGCAGAGAATGCTTTTATCTATGCGTTGTCGCTTGCTGAAAAAATAAATGCAGAGTTACACATAGCTCACATTGTACCGATTATAGAAGTTGCAGACCCAGATGAATTAGTAAATGTGCATCCGTTTGCTCAAGATTATAACGAAACACTAGAAGATGATGAATGGGAAAAATTTAAAAACGAAGCAAGAAAACTTGAAAAAATAGCACAGGACAATAATAAATTAAACGTTCCTGTAGAATTTCATTTTCAGAAAGGTGTATTACTTGATACAGTTTCTGATTATATTTACGAAAACATAATAAATGTAGTGGTAATGGGAACTTCAGGTGCTAATACCATTGATAAGAAATTGTTTGGTTCTAATACAGCCAAACTCATCAGTCATATTAATATTCCGTTATTAGCCATACCTGAAAAAGCAAAATTTGTTGCCATAAATACTGTTACCATTGCGGTTATGCTGAAATCAAATGAACATTCAATTGTTCAACAGTTGTTAGAGAACGCACAGAAATATAATTTCAGATTAAATTGCGTTCACGTAGTAGAAACCGATAGCGAGGCATCGATTTCAGAACATAAAAAAAAGATGTGGCTTGAGGATATTGGGAACAATACTCTCAACGTTGATATTGTGGTTAATACCGATGTTGAGAAAGGCTTAGAAAACTATATACAGGATAATAAAACCGATATTCTCTGCATTATGCATCGTAATTTGTCGTATTTTCAAAGAATGTTTAAATTGAATTACAGCAATCGTTTGTTACAAAATTCAAAAACAGCATTGCTTATTTATAATCATAATAATTAG
- a CDS encoding AraC family transcriptional regulator: MENLSIKDFYKEIFGENNSQIDTLLKNNSSNELGHFNVFDTKKFFFSGNKKSEMTYNRKLYYKISLIKGNNLVEYAGKSVRIEKQGILFATPKIPYKYIPQSKEQSGFFCVFTKEFLSKSKTGLLIDELPIYQPNSNFVYQLNDEQYNELKLIFKKMDTELSSDYAFKYDLLRNYVLELIHTGQKLKPVERLTSTNNASQRISSLFIELLERQFPIENESQAIQLKAPIDYAKTLGIHINHLNKVLKETTGKSTSEIINGRIVEEAKILLKQTQWSVTEIAYALGFEEVAHFSNFFKKHTSLPPLKFRN; this comes from the coding sequence ATGGAAAACCTGAGTATAAAAGATTTTTACAAAGAGATATTTGGTGAAAACAATTCACAAATTGACACTTTGCTCAAAAATAATAGCAGTAATGAGCTGGGGCATTTTAATGTTTTTGACACAAAAAAGTTTTTTTTTAGCGGAAACAAAAAATCTGAAATGACCTATAACCGAAAATTATACTATAAAATCAGTTTGATTAAAGGTAATAACCTTGTGGAATATGCAGGTAAATCAGTGCGTATTGAAAAGCAAGGAATACTATTTGCAACACCAAAAATACCTTACAAATACATACCACAAAGCAAAGAACAATCGGGTTTCTTTTGTGTTTTTACCAAAGAATTTTTATCCAAATCTAAAACAGGTTTATTAATTGACGAACTGCCAATATATCAACCCAATAGCAATTTTGTATATCAATTGAATGATGAGCAATACAACGAGCTCAAGCTGATATTCAAGAAAATGGACACCGAACTCTCATCTGACTACGCTTTTAAATATGATTTGTTACGCAATTATGTTTTAGAACTCATCCATACAGGACAAAAATTGAAACCCGTTGAAAGATTAACAAGTACCAACAATGCTTCCCAAAGAATCTCATCTTTGTTTATCGAGTTGCTCGAAAGGCAGTTTCCTATTGAAAATGAAAGCCAAGCTATTCAACTAAAAGCCCCTATTGATTATGCAAAAACCTTAGGAATACACATCAACCATTTAAACAAAGTGCTAAAAGAAACAACAGGCAAAAGCACTTCAGAAATTATCAACGGCAGAATAGTTGAAGAAGCTAAAATATTGTTGAAACAAACCCAATGGAGTGTAACAGAAATAGCCTATGCCCTGGGTTTTGAAGAAGTGGCTCATTTTTCTAACTTTTTCAAAAAACATACAAGCCTTCCACCTTTAAAATTCAGAAATTGA
- a CDS encoding TolC family protein, protein MKCHFSRHLFWITCLLFPSFFIYAQKPIQKKKLSIDELFSLVTENNPSLAVSKADINIAKQDIEVTKNQKLPDFNMNASAMYIGDGTILDKNFSNATTVDMPHFGNVYSVEASQLIWKGNAVNNAIKAKTLQENLASLGYQSDEQNIKLLVLGYYLDLYKLQNQASVFRKNIALAEDRLQNINHFYSQGMVTRNDVIRGELQISNLNLSLQVIENNIQILNKQLTVALGLPEETEIVADESIINENPEISLLETYQNNIQTHPSLLMAKKAVELYKVSEKITKAERLPTLATFANNTLQRPITSVSPALDMYSNGWNIGLSLSYNIASIYKTPKKLQLNKFETERAKAQANEAEQMIGVAVKATYIKYNEAITQNKTFEKNKDLANENYRIMESKYNNQLAILLDLIDASNAKLDAELQYTNSQISIIFAYYKLMKESGKL, encoded by the coding sequence ATGAAGTGTCATTTTTCAAGGCATCTGTTTTGGATAACCTGCCTGCTATTTCCAAGTTTTTTTATTTATGCCCAAAAGCCAATACAAAAGAAAAAACTAAGCATTGACGAACTTTTTTCTTTAGTTACAGAAAATAACCCATCATTAGCGGTTTCTAAAGCAGACATCAACATTGCTAAACAAGACATAGAAGTTACAAAAAACCAAAAACTCCCTGATTTTAATATGAATGCAAGTGCTATGTATATTGGTGATGGCACTATTTTGGACAAAAACTTTTCAAATGCCACTACTGTAGATATGCCACATTTTGGAAATGTATATTCTGTAGAAGCCTCTCAATTAATTTGGAAAGGAAATGCAGTAAACAATGCTATTAAGGCAAAAACACTACAAGAAAATTTGGCTTCACTGGGTTATCAGTCCGATGAACAGAATATCAAGTTGCTTGTTTTAGGTTACTATTTGGACTTGTATAAGTTACAAAATCAAGCAAGTGTATTTCGTAAAAACATAGCACTTGCAGAAGATAGATTACAGAATATCAACCATTTTTATAGCCAAGGAATGGTAACCCGAAATGATGTGATCCGTGGCGAATTGCAAATTTCAAATCTTAATTTGTCTTTACAGGTGATAGAAAATAATATTCAGATTTTAAACAAGCAACTTACCGTGGCTTTGGGTTTACCAGAAGAAACAGAAATTGTTGCAGACGAATCTATAATAAATGAAAATCCAGAAATTTCTCTTTTAGAAACCTATCAAAATAATATTCAGACTCATCCAAGCTTATTGATGGCTAAAAAGGCAGTTGAATTATATAAAGTTTCTGAAAAAATAACCAAAGCAGAACGTCTGCCTACCTTAGCGACTTTTGCAAATAACACACTTCAACGCCCTATTACCAGTGTTTCACCTGCTTTGGATATGTATTCAAACGGGTGGAATATAGGTTTATCATTGAGCTATAATATCGCTTCAATTTATAAAACACCAAAAAAACTTCAATTGAATAAATTTGAAACAGAACGTGCCAAAGCACAAGCCAATGAAGCAGAACAAATGATTGGAGTAGCTGTGAAAGCGACTTACATTAAATACAACGAAGCCATAACCCAAAACAAAACCTTTGAGAAAAACAAAGATTTAGCCAATGAAAATTACAGGATTATGGAGAGCAAATACAACAACCAATTAGCCATTTTGCTGGATTTAATCGATGCCAGCAACGCCAAATTAGATGCTGAGTTGCAATACACCAATTCGCAAATCAGTATCATTTTTGCCTATTACAAGTTAATGAAAGAAAGCGGAAAACTGTAA
- a CDS encoding HdeD family acid-resistance protein — translation MVSFLKTIRNTINYWYVPAIIGVLFIVLGGYLFSVPGATYFSLVLLFSLLFLFSGILEIWFSVQNRKELEGWGWYLAGGIFALLIGILLISKPSVATTTLPFFVGFSLMFRSFQGLGFAFELKNYGVLKWGNLAILSIIGVVFSFILIANPVFTGISLVVITALSFIFTGIYAIVLSFQLKKLKTLPRKLEKELKDKIEELKEEYYKSINENK, via the coding sequence ATGGTTTCATTTTTAAAAACAATCCGTAACACTATAAATTACTGGTATGTACCAGCAATCATAGGTGTTTTGTTCATCGTATTGGGAGGCTATCTTTTTTCAGTACCTGGTGCAACCTACTTTTCGTTGGTTTTGCTTTTTAGTCTATTGTTTTTGTTTTCTGGTATCTTAGAAATTTGGTTTTCTGTGCAAAACAGAAAAGAATTAGAAGGCTGGGGTTGGTATCTTGCTGGTGGTATCTTTGCGTTACTTATTGGTATTCTGCTCATTTCAAAACCTTCAGTAGCGACTACCACTTTACCTTTTTTTGTGGGCTTTAGCCTGATGTTTCGTTCTTTTCAAGGATTGGGGTTTGCATTTGAACTTAAAAATTATGGCGTGTTGAAATGGGGCAATCTTGCTATTTTGAGCATTATAGGAGTTGTTTTTTCTTTTATACTCATAGCCAATCCAGTTTTTACAGGTATCTCTTTGGTGGTAATAACAGCTCTATCTTTCATTTTTACAGGGATTTATGCCATTGTATTGTCATTCCAATTAAAAAAGTTAAAAACGCTTCCAAGGAAATTGGAAAAAGAATTGAAAGACAAAATAGAAGAGTTAAAAGAAGAGTATTACAAGAGTATAAACGAAAACAAATAA
- a CDS encoding aldo/keto reductase — MKKSTTLGNSTLNVNRLGLGCMGMSEFYGSFDESESIKTLHKAIDLGVNFFDTADMYGWGANEKLIRRAFEGKWDQFVLATKFGVVRGENGEWLGINGKPDYVKKACERSLSNLGIDTIDLYYMHRQAEDVEIEETVGAMADLVKDGKVKYIGLSEVDAETIRRAHKVHPITAIQTEYSLWSREPEQEVFDVCKELGITFVAYSPLGRGFLTGAFKSSDDFESDDFRRNHPRYTDEAIKENYKFVEVIDKMAKDKGATKAQIALAWILAQNDEITAIPGTRKIHRLEENLGAYDVELSKADLDFIEKSIPEETVGSRY, encoded by the coding sequence ATGAAAAAATCAACAACTTTAGGAAACAGTACACTAAACGTAAACCGCTTAGGACTCGGTTGTATGGGAATGTCTGAGTTTTATGGTTCTTTTGATGAATCAGAATCGATTAAAACGTTGCACAAAGCCATTGATTTGGGCGTCAATTTTTTTGACACCGCCGATATGTATGGTTGGGGAGCCAATGAAAAATTAATCCGAAGAGCATTTGAAGGCAAATGGGATCAATTTGTTCTGGCAACAAAATTTGGTGTAGTGAGAGGTGAAAATGGCGAATGGCTTGGCATCAATGGAAAACCAGATTATGTCAAAAAGGCTTGCGAACGAAGCCTTTCAAATTTGGGTATAGATACCATTGATCTATATTATATGCACCGACAGGCAGAAGATGTGGAAATTGAAGAAACTGTTGGAGCAATGGCCGATTTAGTCAAAGACGGAAAAGTAAAATACATCGGTCTGTCTGAAGTTGATGCTGAAACCATTCGCAGAGCTCATAAAGTGCATCCGATAACCGCTATACAAACAGAATATTCTCTTTGGAGTCGTGAACCTGAGCAAGAAGTTTTTGATGTATGCAAAGAGTTGGGAATTACTTTTGTGGCATACAGTCCTTTGGGTAGAGGTTTTTTAACAGGAGCTTTTAAAAGCAGTGATGATTTTGAGTCAGACGATTTTAGAAGAAATCATCCACGATATACAGACGAAGCTATCAAAGAAAATTACAAATTTGTTGAAGTGATAGACAAGATGGCAAAAGACAAAGGTGCAACCAAAGCACAAATTGCATTGGCTTGGATTTTAGCTCAAAATGATGAAATTACTGCTATTCCTGGTACGAGAAAGATTCACAGATTAGAAGAAAATCTGGGAGCTTATGATGTTGAGCTATCAAAAGCTGATTTGGACTTTATTGAAAAATCTATACCCGAGGAAACCGTAGGTAGTCGGTATTAA